One segment of Acidobacteriota bacterium DNA contains the following:
- the accC gene encoding acetyl-CoA carboxylase biotin carboxylase subunit, which produces MFNKILIANRGEIALRIIQACRELGIATVAVHSTADSDSLHVTYADEGICIGPPAPAGSYLNVSRIISAAEITGADAIHPGYGFLAENAAFAEVLGECGLAWIGPPPNTIRLMGDKAQARKSAAAAGVPVLPGSEEPLADADAAARRAGEVGYPVILKASAGGGGRGMRIVHQESEVRGQFATASEEAEIAFGNGAIYLEKYLVEPRHIEFQVFGDSHGNVIHLGERECSIQRRHQKLIEEAPSPALTPELRARMGEAAVALAQSVGYENAGTIEFLLDQDDSFYFMEMNTRIQVEHPVTEMVTGVDLVRLQIEVAAGAELTIPSGREPKGHAIECRINAEDPERFTPSPGPLKVFHVPGGPGTRVDTHGYEDYVIPPYYDSLVGKLIVHDRSRPEAIRRMRRALEFFVVEGIKTTIPLHLRILDDPNFQQGQVSTRFMERFLAPSGSAKS; this is translated from the coding sequence ATGTTCAACAAAATCCTCATCGCCAATCGCGGCGAAATTGCGCTGCGCATCATCCAGGCGTGCCGTGAGCTCGGTATTGCGACGGTCGCCGTCCACAGCACCGCCGACAGCGACAGCCTGCACGTGACCTACGCGGACGAAGGCATCTGCATCGGACCGCCGGCTCCGGCGGGCAGCTACCTGAATGTCTCGCGCATCATCTCGGCGGCGGAGATCACCGGTGCCGATGCGATCCATCCGGGCTACGGCTTCCTGGCCGAGAACGCCGCCTTTGCCGAGGTGCTCGGGGAGTGCGGCCTGGCCTGGATCGGACCGCCGCCGAACACCATTCGTCTGATGGGCGACAAGGCCCAGGCGCGAAAGTCCGCGGCGGCCGCCGGCGTGCCGGTGCTGCCGGGCAGCGAGGAACCCTTGGCCGATGCCGATGCGGCCGCCCGCCGGGCGGGTGAGGTGGGCTATCCGGTGATCCTCAAGGCATCGGCCGGCGGCGGCGGCCGGGGCATGCGCATCGTGCACCAGGAATCCGAGGTGCGCGGCCAGTTCGCGACGGCGAGCGAAGAGGCCGAGATCGCTTTTGGCAACGGCGCGATCTACCTGGAAAAGTATCTGGTCGAGCCGCGGCATATCGAGTTCCAGGTCTTCGGTGACTCCCACGGCAACGTCATCCACCTAGGGGAGCGCGAATGCTCCATTCAGCGGCGGCACCAGAAGCTGATCGAGGAAGCGCCCTCGCCGGCCCTCACGCCGGAACTGCGAGCCCGTATGGGCGAAGCGGCGGTGGCCCTGGCCCAGTCCGTAGGCTACGAGAACGCCGGGACTATCGAGTTCTTGCTCGATCAGGACGACTCCTTCTATTTCATGGAAATGAACACCCGCATCCAGGTGGAGCACCCGGTGACGGAGATGGTCACCGGGGTGGATCTGGTGCGGCTGCAGATCGAGGTGGCCGCCGGGGCGGAATTGACCATTCCGAGCGGCCGGGAGCCCAAGGGTCACGCCATCGAGTGCCGGATCAACGCCGAGGATCCGGAGCGCTTCACGCCGTCGCCGGGCCCCCTGAAGGTTTTCCACGTCCCCGGAGGACCGGGCACGCGGGTGGACACCCACGGCTATGAGGACTACGTGATCCCGCCCTACTACGACTCCCTGGTGGGAAAGCTGATCGTGCACGACCGCAGCCGGCCGGAGGCCATTCGCCGGATGCGACGGGCTCTGGAGTTCTTCGTCGTCGAGGGCATCAAGACCACCATTCCGCTCCACCTGCGCATTCTCGACGATCCCAACTTCCAGCAGGGCCAGGTCTCCACCCGCTTCATGGAGCGCTTTCTCGCGCCTTCCGGATCCGCCAAGTCGTGA
- the accB gene encoding acetyl-CoA carboxylase biotin carboxyl carrier protein, with amino-acid sequence MTFEQIKELINLVDERDLGGLEIERSGFRLKVEAKGEAAPIVAAPVAAAVAPAPAAAPAPAAAAPAAATSAEADSEEDLMEDGHVITSPIVGTFYSAPSPDADPFVEVGSRVKKGQVLCIVEAMKIMNEIEADASGVVRRILPEDGQAVEYGEPLFVLEAS; translated from the coding sequence CTGACCTTCGAGCAGATCAAAGAGTTGATCAACCTGGTGGACGAGCGAGATCTCGGTGGTCTCGAGATCGAGCGCTCCGGTTTTCGGCTGAAGGTCGAGGCCAAGGGCGAGGCGGCGCCGATCGTCGCGGCGCCGGTGGCCGCCGCGGTCGCTCCCGCTCCCGCGGCGGCACCAGCACCGGCGGCGGCTGCACCGGCCGCGGCGACTTCGGCTGAGGCCGACTCCGAAGAGGATCTGATGGAGGACGGCCACGTCATCACCTCACCCATTGTCGGGACCTTCTACAGCGCTCCGTCGCCGGATGCCGATCCCTTCGTCGAAGTGGGCAGCCGGGTGAAAAAGGGGCAGGTGCTCTGCATCGTCGAAGCCATGAAGATCATGAACGAGATCGAGGCCGATGCCTCCGGAGTCGTCCGTCGGATCCTGCCGGAGGACGGTCAGGCGGTGGAGTACGGCGAGCCGCTCTTCGTGCTCGAGGCAAGCTAG
- a CDS encoding tetratricopeptide repeat protein — translation MDETDNTPDHLRELRARWQAERSSRILLQLADEYRREGRTEEAMEVLREGLAVHPNHLSAQVALGRTLLDLEQPQEASEAFEAILERDPTHLVANKLLVESRLRCGDADGATERLAQYRQLNGGDPEIPDLERRIETARSDATLSASSFDQEPFPDLFSGRDRSAYDAALGRDGLFAVPPSVAEPPQTVFEASPVAAPPAMPDSHEVSDSDAEAEPADRTPDEASAGAGEPEPTATLGQLFLEQGHRREATTIFERVLERDPESEAARSGLVEAAHGSDGEPGPDFARAADFLADGATGESSGERRIRLLKSYLQRIRRGGQSDVS, via the coding sequence ATGGATGAAACAGACAACACGCCGGACCACTTGCGGGAGCTGCGAGCCCGTTGGCAGGCGGAACGATCGTCGCGTATCTTGCTGCAACTCGCCGACGAATACCGGCGTGAGGGGCGGACGGAAGAGGCGATGGAGGTACTGCGAGAAGGTCTGGCGGTTCATCCCAACCACCTTTCGGCGCAGGTCGCGTTGGGGCGAACTCTGCTCGATCTCGAGCAGCCGCAGGAAGCCTCCGAGGCCTTCGAAGCCATTCTCGAGCGTGACCCTACCCATCTGGTGGCCAACAAGCTGCTGGTCGAGTCCCGGTTGCGCTGCGGCGATGCCGACGGGGCGACGGAGCGCCTGGCTCAGTACCGTCAATTGAACGGTGGCGATCCGGAGATTCCGGACCTCGAACGCCGGATCGAGACGGCGCGCAGCGACGCCACTCTCTCCGCCTCTTCTTTTGACCAAGAACCGTTCCCGGATCTTTTCTCCGGCCGGGACCGCTCGGCCTATGATGCAGCCTTGGGTCGAGACGGACTGTTCGCGGTGCCGCCGTCGGTGGCCGAGCCGCCGCAGACCGTTTTCGAGGCGAGTCCGGTAGCCGCTCCACCGGCGATGCCAGACTCCCATGAGGTGTCGGATTCCGATGCGGAGGCCGAGCCGGCAGACCGTACCCCCGACGAGGCCAGCGCCGGCGCAGGAGAACCGGAGCCTACGGCCACCCTCGGCCAGCTTTTCTTGGAGCAAGGGCATCGCCGAGAGGCCACCACCATTTTCGAGCGCGTCCTGGAACGGGACCCGGAGAGCGAAGCGGCTCGATCGGGACTGGTCGAGGCCGCTCACGGGTCCGACGGCGAGCCCGGACCGGATTTCGCGCGAGCGGCGGATTTCCTTGCCGATGGTGCCACCGGCGAATCCTCCGGTGAGCGGCGGATTCGGCTGTTGAAGAGCTATCTGCAGCGCATTCGACGAGGGGGGCAGTCCGATGTTTCTTGA
- a CDS encoding PKD domain-containing protein, which translates to MTHKRLLGIIACLLGILLTASACDKASPVAPAGTTLSITVTQSRISINGETIVRVTALRMNGTPVNPGTQIRMSTTLGTIDPIVETDANGVATASLQGDGRIGTATVTATVGAGEGATVDVEIGETAGAITLQATPSSIPETGGRVSLLALVRNAEGQPLRNGEDLVNFQADLGTLASGGSFQDTDGQGRARDTLNVSDFEISTLAGDSFAVQALAGGAASAATVTIQIQRPPDADFTSVVSGLTVAFTDLSTNNPTRWRWDFGDGNTSTLQNPTNTYSAPGEYLVTLTAGNAIGEDQITKAVLISN; encoded by the coding sequence ATGACTCACAAACGCCTACTCGGAATCATTGCCTGCCTGCTCGGGATCCTGCTGACCGCCAGTGCCTGCGACAAGGCGTCGCCGGTGGCGCCGGCCGGGACGACCTTGAGTATCACCGTCACCCAAAGCCGGATCAGCATCAACGGCGAGACCATCGTGCGGGTGACAGCACTCAGAATGAACGGCACCCCGGTCAATCCGGGAACCCAGATTCGCATGTCCACCACCCTGGGCACGATCGATCCAATCGTCGAAACGGACGCCAACGGAGTCGCCACGGCCTCCCTACAGGGCGACGGACGCATTGGCACGGCGACGGTGACCGCCACCGTCGGCGCGGGCGAGGGCGCCACCGTCGACGTTGAGATCGGCGAGACGGCTGGCGCCATCACCCTGCAGGCGACGCCTTCTTCGATCCCCGAAACGGGCGGGCGGGTCAGCCTGTTGGCGCTGGTGCGAAATGCCGAGGGGCAGCCGCTGCGAAACGGCGAAGATCTGGTCAACTTCCAGGCGGACCTGGGAACCCTGGCGTCCGGGGGAAGCTTTCAGGACACGGACGGCCAGGGTCGTGCCCGGGACACGCTGAACGTATCCGATTTCGAAATCAGTACTCTGGCCGGCGATTCTTTTGCGGTGCAGGCCCTGGCCGGCGGTGCGGCCTCCGCGGCCACCGTGACCATCCAGATCCAACGGCCGCCGGATGCGGACTTCACTTCTGTGGTGAGTGGTTTGACGGTGGCCTTCACGGATCTGTCCACTAATAATCCCACCCGTTGGCGATGGGATTTTGGCGACGGCAATACCAGCACGCTGCAGAACCCGACCAACACCTACAGTGCTCCGGGCGAGTACCTGGTGACGCTGACCGCCGGCAACGCCATCGGCGAGGACCAGATCACCAAGGCCGTTCTAATCTCCAACTGA
- a CDS encoding IPT/TIG domain-containing protein — translation MNPRAVTPLLRIVALAMLAVGLLILPGCSSDSPSEPAPSGGTPPANPGGGTNFSITVTASPATLPAGSSDPALITVRVRQADGSAPAGGTTLVVTTTLGFLGTPGGPNNVPLVLNGGVANVQLFPPVTTAGTAVVQARLQNSVGQAQVVIREQDEFFIGFVSPAVGNPAGGDTVTINGGGFIAPVRVTFGGVNAQVLSVSGTRIRVRTPTSSSPSNQQNLVNVTVTNNVNGPDQATDTISGGFTYSPGGGETEIPTAFSVTPATGPNEGGTLLTIVGSGFEAPLQVLFGQGTDPGTFQGQEGEIRSITPTRLEVLTPAATGFGQNNQNASVDILFRNLDTGLASIATSVFRYGSEVLITSMGPGTSPYFGGVLVTIFGQGFDAPVAVELANFAQSVRSVTGTEIVVETVPIVTDSCDDVSGGVEVVNIETGDSATSGITFTYLVELFGPLVSSLSPTSGPQAGGTTVTVRGSNLRDAFVTFDGRPAAITSVSSDFSTLVIRTPFLPEESFLVAACDDNNDGTEGERFVPTAVNMTVVNRATTCDFDFPDAFVYAPSNSTCRGDTAPPPPPPPPGS, via the coding sequence ATGAATCCGCGCGCTGTCACCCCTCTGCTTCGAATCGTCGCCCTGGCGATGCTCGCTGTGGGTCTCCTGATTCTGCCCGGCTGTTCGAGCGATTCGCCCAGTGAGCCCGCTCCGAGCGGCGGAACGCCGCCGGCCAACCCGGGGGGCGGGACCAACTTCTCCATCACCGTCACCGCGAGTCCGGCGACCCTGCCGGCGGGCAGCTCGGATCCGGCCTTGATCACCGTCCGGGTGCGTCAGGCCGACGGTTCGGCGCCAGCCGGCGGCACGACCCTCGTGGTCACTACCACCCTCGGCTTCCTCGGAACGCCCGGTGGTCCGAACAACGTTCCGCTGGTTCTGAACGGCGGCGTTGCCAACGTGCAGCTATTCCCGCCGGTGACCACTGCCGGAACGGCGGTTGTGCAGGCGCGGCTCCAAAACAGCGTCGGTCAGGCCCAGGTCGTGATTCGGGAGCAGGATGAGTTCTTCATCGGCTTTGTCAGTCCGGCGGTGGGGAACCCCGCCGGTGGCGATACGGTGACGATCAACGGCGGTGGTTTCATCGCGCCGGTGCGGGTCACCTTCGGCGGCGTCAATGCGCAGGTTCTGTCGGTGAGCGGTACCCGCATCCGGGTGCGAACCCCAACATCGTCGAGTCCGAGCAACCAGCAGAATCTCGTCAACGTGACGGTGACCAACAATGTCAACGGTCCGGACCAGGCGACGGACACCATCTCCGGTGGCTTCACCTACTCACCGGGCGGTGGCGAGACGGAGATTCCGACCGCCTTCTCGGTGACTCCGGCGACCGGTCCGAACGAAGGCGGTACCCTTCTGACCATCGTCGGCTCCGGATTCGAAGCGCCGTTGCAGGTGCTGTTCGGTCAGGGCACGGACCCCGGCACCTTCCAGGGCCAGGAGGGCGAGATTCGTTCCATCACCCCCACCCGCCTGGAGGTGCTCACCCCGGCGGCGACGGGTTTCGGACAGAACAATCAAAACGCGAGCGTTGACATCTTGTTCCGCAACCTCGACACGGGGCTGGCCTCGATTGCCACTTCGGTCTTCCGCTACGGTTCCGAAGTCCTCATCACCTCCATGGGGCCGGGCACGTCGCCCTACTTTGGCGGCGTGTTGGTGACCATCTTCGGTCAGGGTTTCGATGCGCCGGTGGCGGTCGAGCTGGCAAACTTCGCTCAGAGCGTTCGGTCTGTCACCGGTACGGAGATCGTTGTCGAGACGGTACCGATCGTGACCGATTCCTGCGATGACGTGTCCGGCGGAGTCGAGGTGGTCAACATCGAGACCGGCGACAGTGCAACTTCCGGCATCACCTTCACCTATCTCGTGGAATTGTTCGGACCTTTGGTTTCGAGCCTCAGCCCGACCTCCGGCCCGCAGGCTGGCGGAACGACGGTGACGGTGCGGGGTTCGAACCTGCGCGATGCCTTCGTCACCTTCGACGGTCGGCCGGCGGCGATCACCTCCGTCAGTAGCGACTTCAGCACGCTGGTCATTCGCACGCCGTTCCTGCCGGAAGAGTCGTTCTTGGTCGCCGCTTGCGACGACAACAACGACGGCACCGAAGGTGAGCGGTTCGTGCCGACGGCGGTGAACATGACGGTCGTCAACCGGGCAACCACCTGTGATTTCGACTTCCCGGATGCCTTCGTCTATGCGCCGTCGAACTCGACCTGCCGTGGGGATACGGCACCTCCGCCGCCTCCGCCACCGCCAGGGAGCTAG
- the pilQ gene encoding type IV pilus secretin PilQ, whose protein sequence is MNRIKRRRAQIWLAVAASSLVLLWAGCASTAAPRSTTDEGLIPAAAPEGVGMAEGSAGQTSDAALAMVRSVELMEGAPDAALRVTSDAPLTWTGYRDEEGRLIVELPNSRLAPGVPDELAGAGFVRGVVIGEEMQAGQPMTRIAVESAVTFEHSMAGAGESLEIFLTPTDAVVDGAPAAGAEEEPATQLAYEPLPASEVVVEAVTEEPAVEAEPMPPEAPAEVAYVGTADEPLHAPPPSGPLATRLEGVEVLPSARGTAVRIAGDGEFSYSTFALDEPYRFVVDLEGVINESTASALMVDGVDVARVRMAQFRPYPEPVTRVVFDLEDRLAPQVERTGEGLVVRFGPAAAPTEAVADLAGVGAENNIPTQAAQGGSEVDAYDTAAEVAYDEADTYSFSEEQEPVVEAAVADDELESYDVEVASIDDGETMQEPVVVVTPEPEEPSAAPVQVPVQVEVSQPASSTSDLDLFRRAEIKLEEPSDPASGTQSFTAQSIGGQEREYVGDPISFSLRDSDLVETLRAFAVLSGLNLVIQPGVTGSVTVELMDVPWDQAFEQILKMNGLGYELEGNVMRIAPVTTLRAEAEERQRLEAARALSVPLLTIIKRLSYANAGAVAGLLSSQGGVLSQRGSVIVDQRTNTLIIKELPSIMDTVIAVIESVDTAEPQVMIEARIIETRKSFTQSLGVDWSFGGIASAATGNPTGLVFPGSVDSSGGVNLVTGGNAGFLNLALGSLAGTFNINASLVAAENEGLINVLSAPKVSTLNNEQASIQSGFQIPIQTVSNNTVSVQFIEATLKLEVTPQVTAEGTILMDINIQKRNPEFALAVQGANAAPIATQEAQTRVIVRDGGTTVIGGIYEVSSNDGQDRVPGLANVPIIGHLFKNRRREDQNNELLIFITPRVMRL, encoded by the coding sequence GTGAACCGAATCAAGAGGCGTAGAGCGCAGATCTGGCTGGCGGTGGCGGCCTCCTCGTTGGTCTTGCTATGGGCTGGCTGTGCATCCACGGCAGCTCCCAGGTCGACGACGGACGAGGGCCTGATCCCCGCCGCGGCGCCGGAGGGCGTCGGGATGGCCGAGGGCAGCGCCGGCCAAACGTCCGATGCGGCGCTCGCGATGGTGCGATCGGTGGAGTTGATGGAGGGGGCGCCGGATGCCGCCCTGCGGGTCACCTCCGACGCTCCCCTCACCTGGACCGGCTATCGCGACGAGGAGGGCCGCTTGATTGTCGAGCTGCCCAACAGCCGCCTCGCTCCGGGCGTACCCGACGAACTCGCCGGTGCCGGTTTCGTCCGCGGCGTGGTGATCGGCGAAGAGATGCAGGCTGGCCAGCCGATGACCCGCATCGCCGTCGAGTCGGCGGTGACCTTCGAGCACTCGATGGCCGGGGCCGGCGAATCCCTGGAGATCTTTCTGACGCCGACCGACGCGGTGGTCGATGGGGCGCCGGCCGCCGGCGCCGAAGAAGAGCCCGCCACCCAACTCGCCTATGAACCTCTGCCGGCGTCCGAAGTGGTGGTCGAGGCGGTGACCGAAGAGCCGGCGGTGGAAGCGGAGCCGATGCCGCCGGAAGCGCCGGCCGAGGTGGCCTATGTCGGCACCGCCGACGAACCCCTCCACGCACCGCCGCCGAGCGGTCCCCTGGCGACCCGCCTCGAAGGGGTCGAGGTACTGCCGTCGGCCCGCGGCACGGCCGTTCGCATCGCCGGCGACGGCGAGTTCAGCTACTCCACCTTCGCCCTCGACGAGCCGTACCGCTTCGTGGTCGATCTCGAGGGGGTGATCAACGAGAGCACCGCCTCGGCCCTGATGGTCGACGGCGTCGACGTGGCGCGCGTTCGGATGGCCCAGTTCCGGCCCTATCCGGAACCGGTGACCCGGGTGGTCTTCGACCTCGAAGACCGGCTGGCGCCGCAGGTGGAGCGCACCGGCGAAGGCTTGGTGGTGCGCTTTGGACCGGCCGCCGCGCCGACGGAAGCGGTGGCGGATCTCGCCGGAGTCGGCGCCGAGAACAACATTCCGACCCAGGCGGCCCAGGGCGGTAGCGAGGTCGATGCCTACGACACCGCCGCCGAGGTTGCCTACGACGAAGCCGACACCTACAGCTTCAGCGAGGAGCAGGAGCCGGTGGTGGAGGCCGCGGTCGCCGACGACGAGTTGGAGAGCTACGACGTGGAGGTGGCCAGCATCGACGACGGCGAGACGATGCAGGAGCCGGTCGTGGTCGTGACCCCCGAACCGGAGGAGCCGTCTGCCGCGCCAGTACAGGTCCCCGTACAGGTCGAGGTGAGTCAGCCGGCGAGCAGCACCAGCGATCTGGATCTCTTCCGCCGCGCCGAGATCAAGCTGGAAGAACCCTCGGACCCGGCTTCCGGGACCCAGAGTTTCACCGCCCAGTCCATCGGCGGCCAGGAGCGCGAGTACGTTGGCGACCCGATCTCCTTCAGCTTGCGGGATTCGGATTTGGTGGAGACCCTGCGCGCCTTCGCGGTGCTCTCGGGCCTCAACCTGGTGATCCAGCCAGGGGTCACCGGCAGTGTCACCGTCGAGCTGATGGACGTGCCCTGGGACCAGGCCTTCGAGCAGATCCTCAAAATGAACGGCCTGGGTTACGAGCTGGAAGGCAACGTCATGCGCATCGCGCCGGTGACCACACTGCGCGCCGAGGCCGAGGAGCGCCAGCGTTTGGAGGCCGCCCGAGCCCTGTCGGTGCCGCTGTTGACCATCATCAAGCGCTTGAGCTATGCCAACGCCGGCGCCGTTGCCGGTCTGTTGAGCAGCCAGGGCGGTGTGCTGAGCCAGCGCGGTAGCGTGATCGTCGATCAACGCACCAATACCCTGATCATCAAAGAACTGCCGTCGATCATGGACACGGTGATCGCGGTGATCGAAAGTGTCGACACCGCTGAACCGCAAGTGATGATCGAAGCGCGCATCATCGAAACCCGTAAGAGTTTCACCCAGAGTCTGGGCGTGGACTGGTCCTTCGGAGGTATTGCTTCGGCGGCAACCGGCAATCCCACCGGATTGGTCTTCCCGGGGTCGGTCGATAGCAGTGGCGGGGTCAACCTGGTCACCGGCGGCAACGCCGGTTTCTTGAACCTGGCCCTCGGCTCCCTCGCCGGCACCTTCAACATCAACGCCTCCCTGGTGGCGGCGGAGAACGAAGGTCTGATCAACGTACTGTCGGCGCCGAAGGTCTCGACCCTCAACAACGAGCAAGCGTCGATCCAGAGCGGTTTTCAGATCCCGATCCAGACGGTTTCCAACAACACCGTCAGCGTGCAGTTCATCGAAGCCACCCTCAAGTTGGAGGTCACCCCGCAGGTGACCGCCGAGGGAACGATTTTGATGGACATCAACATTCAAAAACGCAACCCTGAGTTTGCCTTGGCGGTACAGGGGGCCAACGCCGCTCCCATCGCAACCCAAGAGGCCCAGACCCGGGTGATCGTGCGCGATGGTGGGACCACGGTGATCGGCGGCATCTATGAAGTTTCCAGCAACGATGGCCAGGACCGGGTACCCGGCCTGGCGAATGTCCCGATCATCGGTCACCTGTTCAAGAATCGTCGTCGCGAAGACCAAAACAACGAACTCCTGATCTTCATCACGCCGCGCGTGATGCGACTCTAG
- the pilO gene encoding type 4a pilus biogenesis protein PilO: MALETGLEGKPWYFGLILGLIVAALLLGVGYKLQIEDKQARIEAQKGELQALEVKIQQGLAAQRELPQFREAVRELELELDKLLRILPARRNTPELLRRIRALAEQGDFGFRRFTPGAFVDKEFYSEWPISIDLAGDYHNLALLFDRVSRFSRIINVENLTVVATPADGGQTISASFVAKTFIYKEPPPETLTEEPVN, from the coding sequence ATGGCGCTCGAAACCGGCCTCGAAGGCAAGCCCTGGTACTTCGGATTGATCCTCGGATTGATCGTGGCGGCGCTGTTGCTGGGTGTGGGGTACAAGCTCCAGATCGAAGACAAGCAGGCGCGCATCGAGGCGCAGAAGGGTGAACTGCAGGCCCTCGAGGTCAAGATCCAGCAGGGCCTGGCGGCACAGCGCGAGTTGCCTCAGTTCCGCGAGGCGGTGCGTGAGCTCGAACTGGAGCTGGACAAGCTGCTCCGCATCTTGCCGGCGCGCCGCAACACTCCGGAACTGTTGCGCCGGATCCGCGCCCTCGCGGAGCAAGGCGACTTCGGCTTCCGCCGCTTCACGCCCGGCGCCTTCGTCGACAAAGAGTTCTACAGCGAATGGCCGATCAGCATCGATCTGGCCGGCGACTACCACAACCTCGCGCTGCTCTTTGACCGGGTGAGCCGCTTCTCGCGGATCATCAACGTCGAGAATCTGACGGTCGTTGCGACTCCGGCGGACGGAGGGCAGACGATCTCGGCCTCCTTTGTCGCCAAGACGTTCATCTACAAAGAGCCGCCGCCGGAAACCCTTACCGAGGAGCCAGTCAATTGA
- a CDS encoding PilN domain-containing protein, whose translation MIKINLLSEGRKPVAARKGSRLEPGPSQREWAPIVLGLVVVAAILAFALWWWGLHSEIKENDQALARARAKVAELEEIIQEVEQYKARQAELEHKIAVIKDLRRNQQGPVQVMDAISTALPELLWLDNLSMNNRSVTLTGRAFNPNAVANFIENLDRVPAFQEPILRNTQQVGNVYNFTVVFNYSYLRPAEDSEDGESTAVAAGG comes from the coding sequence ATGATCAAGATCAATCTACTCTCCGAGGGGCGCAAGCCGGTTGCGGCGCGCAAGGGTAGCCGCCTCGAGCCGGGGCCGAGCCAGCGGGAATGGGCGCCGATCGTGCTCGGGTTGGTGGTGGTCGCGGCGATTCTCGCATTCGCCCTGTGGTGGTGGGGCCTGCACTCGGAGATCAAGGAAAACGATCAGGCCTTGGCCCGGGCACGGGCCAAGGTGGCGGAACTCGAAGAGATCATTCAAGAGGTCGAGCAGTACAAGGCGCGGCAGGCGGAACTCGAACACAAGATTGCGGTGATCAAGGATCTGCGGCGCAACCAACAGGGTCCAGTGCAGGTGATGGACGCCATTTCGACCGCCTTGCCGGAACTCCTCTGGCTCGACAACCTCTCGATGAACAACCGTTCGGTGACCTTGACCGGCCGGGCTTTCAATCCGAACGCGGTGGCCAATTTCATCGAGAACCTCGACCGGGTACCCGCCTTCCAGGAACCGATCCTGCGCAACACGCAGCAGGTGGGGAACGTCTACAACTTCACCGTCGTCTTCAACTACAGCTATTTGCGGCCGGCCGAGGATTCGGAAGACGGCGAATCCACCGCCGTGGCGGCGGGCGGCTAG
- the pilM gene encoding type IV pilus assembly protein PilM codes for MFFSRNKGVVGLDLGSSAVKLAEVREKKPGDYHLQHLDVEPLSPEAIVDGSIMDSSLVVDAIHKLNSETGVKTANYATSLSGHSVIIKKIQLPSMPADELAESIQWEAEQYIPFDINDVRLDYVVLNEGEPGHDNMEVLLVAVKRDKVNDYTSVISQTGKSPVLVDVDAFAIQNAFEANYDLDPLKTVALINMGAGVTNINVLARGATVFWRDISFGGNQFTESLQREFNLSFEQAEQLKRGESVDRYSLADARPVLDAVSAEMASEIQKTFDFFSATASEGPVDQLYLSGGCALTPNLEQVLRERFEVSVELMDPLRRIHYSEREFNSEWLRGIAPMLAVVIGLAIRKAGD; via the coding sequence ATGTTCTTTTCGAGAAACAAGGGGGTCGTAGGCCTCGATCTCGGCAGTTCCGCCGTCAAGTTGGCGGAAGTTCGCGAGAAGAAGCCTGGGGACTACCACCTACAGCACCTCGATGTGGAACCGCTTTCGCCGGAAGCGATCGTGGACGGTTCGATCATGGATTCGTCCCTGGTGGTCGACGCCATCCACAAACTCAATAGCGAGACCGGAGTCAAGACGGCGAATTATGCGACCTCGCTGTCCGGTCACTCGGTCATCATCAAAAAGATTCAGCTGCCCTCGATGCCGGCGGACGAGCTCGCCGAGTCCATCCAGTGGGAGGCCGAGCAGTACATCCCCTTCGACATCAATGACGTGCGCCTGGACTATGTCGTCCTCAACGAGGGCGAACCGGGTCACGACAATATGGAAGTGCTGCTGGTAGCGGTCAAGCGTGACAAAGTCAACGACTACACCTCCGTGATCAGCCAGACCGGCAAGTCGCCGGTGCTGGTCGATGTCGATGCCTTCGCCATCCAGAACGCATTCGAAGCCAACTACGATCTCGATCCGCTGAAGACCGTGGCCCTGATCAATATGGGCGCCGGCGTCACCAACATCAACGTCCTGGCCCGCGGGGCGACGGTTTTCTGGCGCGACATCTCCTTCGGTGGGAATCAGTTCACGGAGTCCCTGCAGCGCGAGTTCAACCTCTCCTTCGAACAGGCGGAACAGCTCAAGCGCGGCGAGTCCGTCGACCGCTACAGCCTGGCCGATGCGCGACCGGTGCTCGATGCCGTGTCGGCGGAGATGGCCTCGGAGATTCAAAAGACCTTCGACTTCTTCTCGGCCACGGCGTCCGAAGGCCCGGTGGACCAGCTCTACCTGTCCGGTGGCTGCGCCCTGACGCCTAACCTGGAGCAGGTTCTGAGGGAGCGCTTCGAAGTGTCCGTCGAACTGATGGATCCGCTGCGGCGGATCCACTATTCCGAGCGGGAGTTCAACTCGGAGTGGCTGCGCGGCATTGCTCCGATGTTGGCCGTGGTGATCGGTTTGGCGATTCGCAAGGCGGGGGATTAG
- the rpmB gene encoding 50S ribosomal protein L28 yields the protein MAKCELCGKGTTFGRSISHAHNVTNRPFKANLQKVRALIDGSTQRIWACTRCIRNGAVQKPPARNWTPDTTSAS from the coding sequence ATGGCGAAATGTGAATTGTGCGGTAAGGGAACGACTTTCGGGCGGAGCATCAGCCACGCCCACAACGTCACTAACCGCCCCTTCAAGGCAAACCTGCAGAAGGTCCGCGCACTGATCGACGGCTCGACCCAGCGTATCTGGGCTTGCACCCGCTGCATCCGCAACGGCGCCGTCCAGAAGCCGCCGGCGCGCAACTGGACTCCGGACACCACGTCCGCGAGCTAG